The Chrysiogenia bacterium genome includes the window GCGATACGCTGCTCGATCTCTGAACCGACAATTCCTGCACCTTTGTCTGCAAAAACGGCACTGCAATCACTGACGCGCTTGTCAGCCAATGCCTCCCGCAATAAGCTCCGTTCACCTTTGCTTGAAGGGGGCGAAATCACACGTGGCAGGCAAGTACGACGAGATTTACCGCAGGTCGCTCGAAGACCGCGAGGGATTCTGGGCCGACGCGGCTCAAAACATTCACTGGGACAAGAAGTGGGACCGGGTCCTCGATGATTCCAACCCGCCGTTCTACCGCTGGTATCCGGGCGCGATGCTCAACACCTGCTACAACGCGGTCGACCGCCACGTCGAGAGCGGGCGAGCCGATCAGGTCGCGCTCATCTACGACAGCCCGATCACCGGCAAGCAGGAAAAATACACCTTCACCGAATTGCAGGACCGCGTGGCCCGCACAGCGGGAATGCTCAAGGCGCTCAATGTTGAAAAGGGCGACCGGGTCATCATCTATATGCCCATGGTTCCCCAAGCGGTGTTCGCAATGCTCGCCTGCGCGCGCATCGGCGCGGTGCATTCGGTGGTCTTCGGCGGCTTTGCCCCCAAGGAACTGGCCACGCGCATCGACGATGCCAAGCCCAAGGCCATTCTGACCGCCTCGTGCGGCTTGGAGCCCGGCCGCGTCGTGGACTACAAGCCGCTGCTCGACGGCGCGGTGGAACTGGCAAAGCACAAGCACGAGATCTGCGTCGTTCTCCAGCGCGAGCAGAAGCCCTGCCCGCTCAAGGA containing:
- a CDS encoding AMP-binding protein — its product is MPPAISSVHLCLKGAKSHVAGKYDEIYRRSLEDREGFWADAAQNIHWDKKWDRVLDDSNPPFYRWYPGAMLNTCYNAVDRHVESGRADQVALIYDSPITGKQEKYTFTELQDRVARTAGMLKALNVEKGDRVIIYMPMVPQAVFAMLACARIGAVHSVVFGGFAPKELATRIDDAKPKAILTASCGLEPGRVVDYKPLLDGAVELAKHKHEICVVLQREQKPCPLK